One window of Mediterraneibacter gnavus ATCC 29149 genomic DNA carries:
- a CDS encoding ABC transporter ATP-binding protein, translating into MNPILECKGLTRKFNHFFALSNVDLTLERGEIIGLLGPNGSGKTTLIKLINGLLLPTDGQITVNGSVPGVETKKIVSYLPERGCLDERRRISELISYYSDFYSDFDVSRAHTMLKDLDIDPSLRLKTLSKGTKEKVQLILVMSRNAQLYVLDEPIGGVDPAARDYILRTILTNYNEDASVLICTHLIADVENVLDRVLFLQNGQITLNASVDEIRSGHKKSVDALFREVFRC; encoded by the coding sequence ATGAACCCCATTCTCGAATGCAAGGGGCTGACCCGAAAATTCAATCACTTTTTTGCACTTTCCAATGTTGATCTGACTCTGGAACGCGGAGAGATCATCGGCCTGCTTGGACCAAACGGAAGCGGAAAGACGACTCTGATCAAACTGATCAACGGGCTTCTTTTACCAACTGACGGACAGATCACAGTAAACGGATCAGTTCCCGGTGTAGAGACGAAGAAAATCGTTTCCTATCTTCCGGAGCGCGGATGTCTGGATGAACGCCGCAGGATTTCAGAGCTGATTTCCTATTACAGTGACTTTTACTCCGATTTTGATGTCTCCCGTGCTCATACGATGTTAAAGGATCTGGATATCGATCCTTCGCTTCGTCTGAAAACACTCTCAAAGGGGACAAAAGAAAAAGTCCAGCTCATCCTTGTCATGAGCCGGAATGCACAGCTTTACGTATTAGATGAACCGATCGGCGGTGTAGATCCTGCAGCCAGAGATTATATTCTCCGAACCATCCTGACAAACTACAACGAAGATGCGTCTGTTTTGATCTGTACCCATTTGATCGCAGATGTAGAAAATGTTCTGGATCGGGTTTTATTTCTGCAAAACGGGCAGATTACACTCAACGCCTCTGTCGATGAGATCCGCAGCGGACACAAAAAATCGGTAGATGCTTTATTCCGGGAGGTATTTCGATGTTAA
- a CDS encoding GntR family transcriptional regulator — protein sequence MPWELDNDRPIYLQLMERIQQDIVSGIYKPGDRLPSVRDLAVEAAVNPNTMQKALSELERSGLVYSQRTSGRFITEDTQLLDEMKTSLASEHILQFLEKMKQLGFQKEEIAALIQKALKEVNL from the coding sequence ATGCCATGGGAATTGGACAATGACCGTCCCATCTATCTACAGTTGATGGAGCGTATTCAGCAGGATATCGTATCCGGCATCTACAAACCCGGTGACAGACTTCCCTCTGTCCGGGATCTCGCCGTAGAAGCTGCCGTGAATCCGAACACAATGCAAAAAGCACTCTCCGAACTGGAACGGAGCGGACTGGTATATTCTCAGCGGACAAGCGGACGTTTTATTACAGAAGATACCCAGCTGCTGGATGAAATGAAGACCAGTCTCGCATCCGAACATATCCTACAGTTTCTTGAAAAGATGAAACAGCTCGGCTTTCAGAAAGAAGAAATTGCTGCGTTGATACAGAAAGCACTCAAGGAGGTAAACCTATGA
- a CDS encoding deoxyribonuclease IV, whose protein sequence is MKLGSHVGMSGKEMLLGSAKEAVSYGANTFMFYTGAPQNTRRKEISELNISSAWEYMKEHGIDEIIVHAPYIINLGNSVKPETFELAVEFLAKEIERTAACKSHTLVLHPGSHVGAGTDAGIRQIIKGLNAVLTADTPCHIALETMAGKGSEIGRTFEELAQIYDGVVYNDKLRVCFDTCHTSDSGYDIIHHFDDVIDEFDRLIGKDQIAVFHINDSKNIPGAAKDRHANIGFGHIGFDAIHHIVHHKDFMDIPKILETPYIPSAVKEKKSYAPYKYEIRMLKEGIFHPELPAKILAANEK, encoded by the coding sequence ATGAAATTAGGATCACATGTGGGCATGAGCGGTAAAGAGATGCTGCTTGGTTCCGCAAAAGAAGCCGTTTCCTACGGCGCAAACACATTTATGTTCTATACAGGAGCTCCGCAGAACACAAGGCGCAAAGAAATCAGCGAACTGAATATTTCATCTGCCTGGGAATATATGAAAGAACATGGCATTGACGAAATCATCGTACATGCTCCCTATATCATCAATCTGGGAAATTCTGTAAAACCTGAAACATTTGAACTTGCAGTCGAATTCCTGGCAAAGGAGATTGAGCGCACTGCCGCCTGCAAAAGCCATACTCTGGTACTTCATCCGGGTTCTCATGTAGGAGCCGGAACTGACGCCGGAATCCGCCAGATCATCAAAGGACTCAACGCTGTCCTGACAGCAGATACTCCCTGTCATATCGCACTGGAAACCATGGCCGGAAAAGGTTCCGAAATCGGCCGCACATTTGAAGAGCTTGCACAGATTTATGACGGCGTTGTATACAATGACAAGCTGAGAGTCTGCTTTGACACCTGCCATACCAGTGACAGCGGATATGATATCATCCACCATTTCGATGATGTGATCGATGAGTTCGACCGCCTGATCGGAAAAGATCAGATTGCCGTCTTTCACATTAATGACAGTAAAAATATTCCGGGAGCCGCAAAAGACCGGCATGCCAATATCGGTTTCGGACATATCGGATTTGACGCGATACACCATATCGTACACCACAAAGATTTTATGGATATCCCGAAAATTCTGGAAACACCGTACATTCCATCGGCTGTCAAAGAGAAGAAATCCTATGCCCCTTACAAATATGAGATTCGTATGTTAAAGGAAGGGATCTTTCACCCGGAACTGCCTGCCAAAATTCTTGCGGCAAATGAAAAGTAG
- the argS gene encoding arginine--tRNA ligase — protein MKTLLELITIEMKEAFEAAGYDAAFAKVTLSNRPDLCEYQCNGAMAAAKTYKKAPIMIANDVVAGLQEKDCFEIAEAVNPGFINLKVKPSFAAAFLNEMAASEKLGVEEMETPKTIMVDYGGPNVAKPLHVGHLRSAIIGESVKRILRYKGNKVIGDIHLGDWGYQMGLIITELQKRKPELPYFDENFTGEYPKEAPFTIGELEEIYPTASAYAKEHEEYREKALQATFLLQNGHPGFRAIWNHIMAVSVADLKKNYANLNVSFDLWKGEADAQKYIPDMVEMLKEKGYAHYDEGALVVDVQEETDKKEVPPCMILKSDGAALYDTTDLATLVEREELYQPDEVIYVVDKRQELHFVQVFRCAKKTGIVKPETELEFLGFGTMNGKDGKPFKTREGGVMRLENLIREINEEMYKKIMDNRTVSEEEAKKTAQMVGLAAIKYGDLSNQASKDYVFDVDRFTSFEGNTGPYILYTIVRIKSILNKYQEENSLEDLVIREASSEFEKALMLECAKFNDVIETVYEETAPHKLCAYIYDLANAFNKFYHETKILSEEDAEKKKGYIALLKLTKEVLESCIDLLGFEAPERM, from the coding sequence GTGAAAACATTGTTGGAACTGATTACAATAGAAATGAAAGAAGCCTTTGAGGCAGCCGGTTATGATGCGGCATTTGCGAAAGTAACCTTGTCAAACCGTCCGGATCTGTGTGAATACCAGTGCAACGGAGCAATGGCAGCAGCAAAAACTTACAAAAAGGCGCCGATCATGATCGCAAATGACGTGGTGGCAGGACTGCAGGAAAAAGACTGTTTTGAAATAGCAGAAGCGGTGAATCCGGGATTTATCAATCTGAAAGTAAAACCATCCTTTGCAGCGGCATTTCTCAATGAGATGGCAGCGAGTGAAAAGCTGGGAGTGGAAGAGATGGAGACACCAAAGACGATCATGGTGGATTACGGCGGACCGAATGTGGCAAAACCGCTGCATGTAGGACATTTGCGTTCTGCGATCATCGGAGAGAGTGTAAAGAGAATCCTGCGTTATAAAGGAAACAAAGTGATCGGTGATATTCATCTGGGAGACTGGGGATATCAGATGGGGCTGATCATTACAGAATTGCAGAAGAGAAAACCTGAGCTTCCATATTTTGATGAAAACTTCACCGGAGAATATCCGAAAGAGGCGCCGTTTACGATCGGAGAGCTTGAGGAAATCTACCCGACGGCCAGCGCTTATGCAAAAGAACATGAAGAGTATCGTGAAAAAGCACTGCAGGCGACGTTCCTTCTGCAGAACGGACATCCGGGATTCCGTGCGATCTGGAATCACATTATGGCAGTTTCTGTAGCAGATTTGAAGAAAAACTATGCAAATCTGAACGTGTCTTTCGACCTCTGGAAGGGAGAGGCAGATGCCCAGAAATATATTCCGGATATGGTGGAGATGCTCAAAGAAAAAGGATATGCGCACTATGATGAAGGTGCTCTTGTAGTGGATGTACAGGAAGAGACAGACAAAAAAGAAGTGCCTCCGTGTATGATCTTAAAGTCAGACGGGGCTGCACTGTATGACACGACAGATCTGGCGACACTGGTAGAGAGAGAAGAACTGTACCAGCCGGACGAAGTGATTTATGTGGTAGATAAGCGTCAGGAGCTTCACTTTGTACAGGTATTCCGCTGTGCAAAGAAGACCGGAATCGTAAAACCGGAGACAGAACTGGAATTTTTAGGATTCGGTACGATGAACGGAAAAGACGGCAAGCCGTTTAAGACAAGAGAAGGCGGCGTGATGCGTCTGGAAAATCTGATTCGTGAGATCAACGAAGAGATGTACAAGAAGATCATGGACAACCGTACGGTTTCTGAGGAAGAGGCAAAGAAGACTGCACAGATGGTAGGACTTGCTGCGATCAAATATGGTGATCTTTCCAATCAGGCATCCAAGGATTATGTCTTTGATGTAGACCGCTTTACTTCCTTTGAAGGAAACACGGGACCGTACATTCTGTACACAATTGTCCGGATCAAGTCGATCCTGAATAAATACCAGGAAGAAAACAGTCTGGAGGATCTGGTGATCAGAGAGGCATCCAGTGAATTTGAAAAAGCACTGATGCTGGAATGTGCAAAATTCAATGATGTGATCGAGACAGTTTATGAAGAGACAGCGCCGCACAAGCTGTGTGCATATATTTATGATCTGGCCAACGCATTTAATAAATTCTATCATGAGACAAAGATCCTTTCAGAGGAAGACGCAGAGAAGAAGAAAGGTTATATCGCGCTTTTGAAACTGACAAAAGAGGTTCTGGAGAGTTGTATCGATCTGCTTGGATTTGAAGCGCCGGAGAGGATGTAG
- a CDS encoding alanyl-tRNA editing protein — MTEKLFYLDSHLQRFSAQVEQCVPDGENWQIVLDRTAFFPEGGGQYADTGILGSARVLDVQEKDGVIFHRTDAPLSVGDCVEGRIDWDLRFMKMQQHTGEHIVSGLVHKRFGYQNVGFHLGSEDCTMDFNGEITKEEIREIEWEANRAVVRNLEVEVTYPDQKALQTLVYRSKIEIEGQVRIVTIPEYDVCACCAPHVKQTGEIGQIRLTGVQRYKGGVRVTMLCGFRALEDYRRKAESTGCISSALCVKEEDVAQGVEKLKNDCTEWKQRYAQLKRDMLAIRAERLAGQSEDVIVFADDLEGEELRILMNLVLDHGKRICAAFGGDEEHGFRYVIGSRILDMRPLAKELNETFHGRGGGKPEMVQGSVQGNESEMRAWIQEKAREMNG; from the coding sequence ATGACGGAAAAATTGTTTTATCTGGACAGTCATCTGCAGAGATTTTCTGCGCAGGTAGAGCAGTGTGTCCCGGATGGAGAAAACTGGCAGATCGTGCTGGATCGGACTGCCTTTTTTCCGGAAGGGGGAGGACAGTATGCGGATACAGGGATACTTGGCAGTGCGCGAGTGCTGGATGTGCAGGAAAAGGATGGTGTGATTTTTCACAGGACAGATGCGCCTCTTTCGGTTGGAGACTGTGTAGAGGGAAGGATTGACTGGGATCTTCGTTTTATGAAGATGCAGCAGCATACCGGAGAGCATATCGTTTCCGGGTTGGTTCATAAAAGGTTTGGGTATCAGAATGTGGGATTCCATCTGGGAAGTGAAGACTGCACGATGGATTTCAACGGAGAGATTACCAAAGAGGAGATTCGCGAGATTGAATGGGAAGCCAATCGGGCAGTGGTGCGAAATCTGGAAGTGGAAGTGACCTATCCGGATCAGAAAGCACTCCAGACGCTTGTATACCGCAGTAAGATTGAGATTGAAGGTCAGGTACGGATCGTGACGATCCCGGAATATGATGTGTGTGCGTGCTGTGCGCCGCATGTGAAACAAACAGGGGAGATCGGGCAGATCCGTCTGACGGGAGTGCAGCGTTATAAAGGCGGCGTCCGTGTGACCATGCTCTGTGGATTCCGTGCGTTGGAGGATTACCGCAGGAAAGCAGAGAGTACAGGGTGTATTTCTTCTGCTCTGTGTGTGAAAGAAGAAGACGTGGCGCAGGGGGTAGAAAAATTAAAAAATGACTGTACAGAATGGAAGCAAAGATATGCGCAGTTAAAGCGAGACATGCTTGCCATTCGTGCAGAAAGGCTGGCCGGGCAATCGGAGGATGTGATTGTGTTTGCGGATGATCTGGAGGGAGAAGAGCTGAGGATTCTGATGAATCTTGTTCTGGATCATGGCAAACGGATCTGTGCAGCATTTGGCGGAGATGAGGAGCATGGTTTCCGTTATGTGATCGGAAGCAGGATATTGGATATGAGACCGCTTGCAAAAGAACTGAATGAGACATTTCATGGCAGAGGCGGCGGAAAACCGGAGATGGTTCAGGGCAGTGTGCAGGGAAATGAGAGTGAGATGAGGGCATGGATACAGGAGAAAGCGAGGGAAATGAATGGATAG
- a CDS encoding CPBP family intramembrane glutamic endopeptidase: protein MDRNSEPVKFWHVCGPLLLYWVIQFVARLVAELAVMIPHIGQVMDYDALEKSTTTEEMTEAIMSSVQGMYEIVGKYIMPILAFSALCTLFLTVPLFLKDRKKERILHKQSVKVPGVKKYLVVFGLGSAFCIGLNCLMMLSALALSSLAYSDVDMQTNVVVQLICMGIIVPVAEELMFRGLVFKRFREKSTFFSAALLSSLIFGLMNGNLLQILYVGAMGMVLAYSYEICGTIKVPILLHITVNVMGILLTDSALGAWIQGDIMRLGGAVIVSAFVGSSMYVLLRGMKKQEVPPVE, encoded by the coding sequence ATGGATAGAAATTCAGAACCGGTGAAATTCTGGCATGTATGTGGTCCGCTCTTATTGTATTGGGTGATTCAGTTTGTTGCCCGGTTAGTGGCAGAGCTTGCAGTAATGATTCCGCATATCGGTCAGGTTATGGATTATGACGCACTGGAAAAGAGCACTACGACAGAAGAGATGACCGAGGCGATTATGAGCAGTGTGCAGGGAATGTACGAGATTGTGGGTAAATATATTATGCCGATTCTTGCGTTCAGTGCGCTTTGTACGTTGTTTTTGACGGTACCGCTGTTTTTGAAAGACCGGAAGAAGGAACGAATACTTCATAAACAGTCAGTGAAAGTTCCGGGAGTCAAGAAGTATCTGGTCGTTTTCGGACTGGGAAGTGCATTTTGTATCGGATTAAATTGTCTGATGATGTTGTCTGCCCTGGCGTTGTCCTCCTTAGCGTACAGCGATGTGGATATGCAGACGAATGTGGTCGTGCAGTTGATTTGTATGGGGATCATCGTGCCGGTTGCGGAAGAGTTGATGTTCAGGGGGCTTGTTTTTAAAAGATTCCGTGAAAAGAGCACATTCTTTAGTGCGGCGCTGCTTTCGTCTTTGATTTTCGGATTGATGAACGGGAATCTGCTGCAAATCCTCTATGTCGGAGCGATGGGAATGGTGCTTGCCTATTCCTATGAGATTTGTGGGACGATCAAGGTGCCGATCCTGCTTCATATTACAGTGAATGTGATGGGAATTCTTCTGACAGACAGTGCACTGGGAGCATGGATCCAAGGCGATATCATGCGTCTTGGAGGGGCGGTTATAGTCAGTGCCTTTGTCGGTTCTTCCATGTATGTGCTTTTGAGGGGGATGAAGAAGCAAGAAGTACCGCCTGTTGAATAA
- a CDS encoding ATPase, T2SS/T4P/T4SS family: MKISREAWDLKEECFGPLLPYVKDQQVTDINYNGTDVWIEHLKYGIRKAPVNLTPEFAGRFSVLISNIVSEQINKFNNVLEAETDTLRISIIHPSVTNTGYSISIRKTPAVMRMTEEKMLADGYCSREVLLFLRNCMEAKLNMVFCGCPGAGKTELLKFLTQFIPKHEKVMTIEDNLEIHYRDINPGANCVELKVDEEFFSYTKAIKSALRQNPQWVLLSEARSTEVKYLLECFSTGLHGLTTLHTDDTRKIPDRIQNMMQDSYAASRMENDIYSFLNVGILLCKKATGNGKVFRFVDQICLFDRIGEENRKYLIVENGKVVSREISENIRKKFQWAGIRSPFLGESEGKMVCR, encoded by the coding sequence ATGAAAATATCCAGGGAAGCATGGGATTTGAAAGAGGAGTGCTTCGGACCGCTGCTCCCATATGTAAAAGATCAGCAGGTTACAGACATCAATTATAACGGGACTGATGTGTGGATCGAACATTTAAAATATGGGATTCGAAAAGCTCCGGTGAATCTGACACCGGAGTTCGCAGGCCGATTTAGCGTTCTGATTTCTAATATTGTGAGTGAACAAATCAATAAATTTAATAATGTTCTGGAAGCGGAGACGGACACTCTCAGGATTTCGATCATTCATCCAAGCGTGACAAATACAGGGTATTCCATCTCTATTCGAAAAACACCGGCGGTTATGCGTATGACAGAAGAAAAAATGCTGGCCGATGGATACTGTTCCAGAGAGGTGCTTCTGTTTCTGAGAAATTGTATGGAAGCAAAATTGAATATGGTCTTTTGCGGGTGTCCGGGAGCAGGAAAAACAGAATTGCTGAAATTTTTAACACAATTTATACCGAAGCACGAAAAGGTGATGACCATTGAAGATAACCTTGAGATTCATTATCGGGATATTAATCCGGGGGCAAACTGTGTGGAACTGAAAGTAGATGAAGAATTTTTCTCCTATACGAAAGCAATCAAATCTGCACTTCGGCAAAATCCGCAATGGGTGCTTCTGTCAGAAGCGCGTTCTACAGAAGTGAAGTATCTTTTAGAATGCTTTTCGACAGGTCTTCACGGACTGACGACACTACACACAGATGATACGAGGAAGATTCCTGACCGGATTCAGAATATGATGCAGGATTCTTACGCGGCATCCAGAATGGAAAATGACATCTATAGTTTTTTGAATGTAGGAATATTGCTCTGCAAAAAGGCAACCGGAAATGGAAAGGTCTTTCGGTTTGTCGATCAGATCTGCCTGTTTGACAGAATCGGAGAAGAAAACCGAAAGTATCTGATCGTGGAAAATGGAAAAGTAGTGTCCAGAGAAATTTCTGAGAATATTAGAAAAAAATTTCAATGGGCAGGAATAAGATCCCCCTTTTTGGGAGAAAGTGAGGGGAAAATGGTGTGCAGGTAA
- a CDS encoding coiled-coil domain-containing protein, which translates to MKMKKVRSVLLAAALTCSMIVTPVMAAPDDTTSLQNQKESAQNEVNGLQAQLNELFTKTNDLETQLINKGQEITKAQEDLAVAEEKKQQQYEDMKLRIKYMYEEGDTSALERIVASGSISEMLTQTEYVEKVHTYDRDKLREYAETVQEVEDLKTSLESDMTKLQNLDEEYKTQTAELSSTIESKRAEVSNLDAMIQEAARAAVEAAKKEQEKNNTVNNENTNTPSGGGDNSGGTVTPAPEPTPTPTPDPTPTPTPTPEPNYNPSTGNAVVDRAYSWVGKAEYVWGACSPGAFDCSGFVAYCLTGNYARLGTTYTFLGWPQVSNPQPGDVAVNAEHCGIYIGGGQMIHAADYGIGVIVGPVQSGMIYVRY; encoded by the coding sequence ATGAAAATGAAAAAAGTACGAAGTGTACTGCTTGCGGCAGCATTAACGTGTTCCATGATAGTTACACCTGTTATGGCGGCACCAGATGATACAACAAGTCTTCAGAATCAGAAAGAATCAGCTCAGAATGAAGTGAACGGTCTTCAGGCACAGCTGAATGAATTGTTTACAAAGACAAATGATCTGGAAACACAGCTGATCAACAAAGGGCAGGAGATTACCAAGGCTCAGGAAGACCTGGCTGTAGCAGAAGAGAAAAAGCAGCAGCAGTATGAAGATATGAAGCTTCGTATTAAATACATGTATGAGGAAGGAGATACTTCAGCATTAGAACGTATTGTAGCTTCCGGAAGTATCTCAGAGATGCTTACTCAGACGGAATATGTGGAGAAAGTACATACATATGACCGTGATAAGTTGCGGGAATATGCAGAGACAGTTCAGGAAGTAGAAGATCTGAAGACATCTCTGGAATCAGATATGACAAAATTGCAGAATCTGGATGAGGAGTACAAGACACAGACAGCAGAGCTGTCAAGTACGATTGAGTCCAAGAGAGCAGAAGTGTCTAACTTGGATGCAATGATTCAGGAAGCTGCAAGAGCGGCAGTAGAAGCTGCGAAAAAGGAACAGGAAAAGAACAACACGGTAAATAATGAAAATACCAATACACCGTCAGGCGGTGGAGATAATAGCGGTGGAACTGTAACGCCGGCACCAGAGCCGACACCGACACCAACTCCGGATCCGACACCAACTCCGACACCGACACCGGAACCAAATTACAATCCGTCTACCGGAAATGCAGTCGTGGATCGTGCATACAGCTGGGTAGGAAAAGCGGAATATGTATGGGGAGCATGCAGTCCGGGAGCGTTTGACTGTTCCGGTTTTGTAGCGTATTGTCTGACTGGCAATTATGCTCGTCTTGGTACAACGTATACATTCCTTGGATGGCCGCAGGTAAGCAACCCGCAGCCGGGAGATGTGGCAGTAAATGCAGAGCATTGTGGAATCTACATCGGCGGTGGCCAGATGATCCATGCAGCAGATTATGGAATCGGTGTTATTGTAGGACCGGTTCAGAGCGGTATGATCTACGTTCGTTACTAA
- a CDS encoding VOC family protein, producing MKFTFAHNNLNVLDLDKSLAFYKEALDLTEVRRKDAEDGSFTLVYLGDGTTPHLLELTWLRDMDRPYNLGDNEIHLAFEVDDFDAAHKKHKEMGCICYENPGMGIYFISDPDGYWLEIVPQKLI from the coding sequence ATGAAATTTACATTTGCACACAACAATTTAAATGTACTGGATCTGGATAAATCTCTTGCATTTTACAAAGAAGCTCTGGATCTGACGGAAGTTCGCAGAAAAGACGCTGAGGATGGAAGCTTTACCCTGGTCTACCTTGGAGACGGAACTACTCCACATCTTTTAGAGCTGACCTGGCTGCGTGATATGGATCGCCCTTACAACCTGGGAGACAATGAGATCCATCTTGCGTTTGAAGTGGATGATTTCGATGCGGCTCACAAAAAGCACAAAGAAATGGGATGTATCTGCTACGAAAATCCGGGAATGGGAATTTACTTCATCTCTGATCCGGATGGATACTGGCTTGAAATTGTTCCCCAAAAACTGATCTAA
- the rpsB gene encoding 30S ribosomal protein S2: MSVISMKQLLEAGVHFGHQTRRWNPKMAPYIYTERNGIYIIDLQKSVGMVDDAYKAVSDIAAEGGTILFVGTKKQAQDAIKTEAERCGMFYVNERWLGGMLTNFKTIQSRIARLKDIERMAEDGTFDVLPKKEVIELKKEWEKLEKNLGGIKEMKKIPDAIFIVDPKKERICVQEAHTLGIPLIGICDTNCDPEELDYVIPGNDDAIRAVKLIVSKMADAVIEANQGAAEDAYYEEAEEAVAEETVEAE, from the coding sequence ATGAGCGTTATTTCAATGAAACAACTTTTAGAAGCAGGTGTTCATTTCGGACATCAGACAAGAAGATGGAACCCTAAAATGGCTCCATATATCTACACAGAGAGAAATGGTATTTACATCATCGACCTGCAGAAATCTGTAGGAATGGTTGACGATGCTTACAAAGCAGTTTCTGATATTGCAGCAGAAGGCGGCACAATCCTTTTCGTAGGAACAAAGAAACAGGCTCAGGATGCAATCAAAACAGAAGCAGAGCGTTGTGGAATGTTCTACGTAAACGAGAGATGGTTAGGTGGAATGCTGACAAACTTCAAGACAATCCAGAGCCGTATCGCACGTCTGAAAGACATCGAGAGAATGGCAGAAGACGGAACATTTGATGTACTTCCTAAAAAAGAAGTAATCGAGCTGAAAAAAGAGTGGGAAAAACTGGAGAAGAACCTTGGTGGAATCAAAGAAATGAAAAAGATTCCAGATGCGATCTTCATCGTAGATCCTAAAAAAGAAAGAATCTGTGTACAGGAAGCACACACTCTGGGAATTCCGCTGATCGGAATCTGTGATACAAACTGTGATCCGGAAGAACTGGATTACGTAATCCCAGGTAACGATGATGCGATCAGAGCAGTAAAATTAATCGTTTCCAAAATGGCTGATGCTGTTATCGAAGCAAATCAGGGAGCAGCAGAAGATGCATATTATGAGGAAGCTGAAGAAGCAGTAGCTGAAGAGACTGTAGAAGCAGAATAA
- the tsf gene encoding translation elongation factor Ts has protein sequence MAITASMVKELREMTGAGMMDCKKALNETNGDMDAAIEFLRKNGQAKAEKKAGRIAAEGIVKAVVKDDKVAAIVEVNSETDFVAKNEEFQGFVNAVVNQVADSDAADMDAFMAEAWAADTTKTVKDALVEKVAVIGENLNIRRFEKIVTDGCVVDYIHGGGRIGVLIEAEADVVNDEIKKCLKNVAMQVAAMSPKYTSRAEVSQEYMDHEKEILLAAAKKENPEKPENIIEKMIIGRLNKELKEICLLDQAYVQDSDLTVAKYVEKVAKENNANVTVKRFVRFETGEGIEKKQEDFAAEVAAQMGN, from the coding sequence ATGGCAATCACAGCAAGCATGGTAAAAGAGTTAAGAGAGATGACAGGTGCAGGAATGATGGACTGCAAAAAAGCTCTGAATGAAACAAACGGAGATATGGACGCAGCAATCGAGTTCTTAAGAAAGAACGGACAGGCAAAAGCTGAGAAAAAAGCTGGAAGAATTGCGGCAGAAGGTATCGTAAAAGCTGTTGTTAAAGATGACAAAGTAGCAGCAATCGTAGAAGTAAACTCTGAGACAGACTTCGTAGCTAAGAACGAAGAGTTCCAGGGATTTGTAAATGCAGTTGTAAATCAGGTTGCAGATTCTGATGCAGCAGATATGGATGCATTCATGGCAGAAGCTTGGGCAGCTGATACAACAAAGACTGTAAAAGATGCTCTTGTTGAAAAAGTAGCAGTAATCGGAGAAAACCTGAACATTAGAAGATTTGAAAAGATCGTAACAGACGGATGTGTTGTAGATTATATCCACGGCGGCGGACGTATCGGTGTTCTGATCGAAGCAGAGGCAGACGTAGTAAACGATGAAATCAAAAAATGCTTAAAGAACGTAGCTATGCAGGTAGCAGCTATGTCTCCAAAATATACATCTCGTGCAGAAGTTTCTCAGGAATACATGGATCACGAGAAAGAAATCCTTCTTGCAGCAGCTAAGAAAGAGAATCCGGAAAAACCGGAAAACATCATTGAAAAAATGATCATCGGACGTCTGAATAAAGAATTGAAAGAAATCTGTCTGTTAGATCAGGCATATGTTCAGGACAGTGACCTTACAGTTGCTAAATATGTAGAAAAAGTTGCAAAAGAAAACAATGCAAACGTAACTGTTAAGAGATTTGTTCGTTTTGAGACAGGTGAAGGAATCGAAAAGAAACAGGAAGACTTTGCAGCAGAAGTTGCAGCTCAGATGGGAAACTAA
- a CDS encoding GNAT family N-acetyltransferase: MIEIKEVCKQDYKKAQKFAIQGMHLDWYMDSKVILDLYAKYFWYMELNRATKVYGAYADDIFVGVLLAEIKNEPKRYYSVSKAIYVKIFDWLQHLVAGKGVEEYDEANKDMYKSFCQKNKPDGEIIFLAADPDCKIKGVGTALLSAFEKDESGKLIYLYTDNACTYQFYEHRGFERSEERQVVLDLDKRQVPLTCLFYTKKITEQ; this comes from the coding sequence TTGATTGAGATAAAAGAAGTTTGCAAACAAGATTACAAAAAAGCTCAGAAATTTGCAATTCAGGGAATGCATTTGGATTGGTATATGGATAGCAAAGTTATTTTAGATTTGTATGCAAAATATTTCTGGTATATGGAACTAAATCGTGCAACAAAAGTTTATGGTGCTTATGCAGATGATATTTTTGTGGGTGTTTTACTTGCAGAAATAAAGAATGAGCCAAAACGTTATTACAGCGTGTCAAAAGCGATTTATGTGAAGATATTTGATTGGCTTCAGCATCTTGTGGCGGGAAAAGGTGTTGAAGAATATGATGAAGCGAATAAAGATATGTATAAGTCTTTTTGTCAAAAGAATAAACCTGATGGAGAGATAATTTTTCTTGCCGCGGACCCTGATTGCAAAATTAAAGGTGTTGGAACAGCATTATTGTCTGCATTTGAAAAAGATGAAAGCGGAAAACTTATTTATTTATACACAGATAATGCTTGCACTTATCAATTTTATGAGCATAGAGGTTTTGAACGTTCAGAAGAACGACAAGTTGTGCTTGACTTGGATAAAAGGCAAGTCCCTTTAACTTGTCTGTTTTATACAAAGAAAATTACTG